The nucleotide sequence CCGCGGCGTAGCGGTTCAGGCCGGCGCCGCCTCCTGCAGCGCCTTCTTCAGCACGATGCGCAGGGCGCTGCCCAGCGTGGCGTCCGGGTCCTCGATGGTGCCGCTGAACGAGGACTCGCTTTCGAGGAGGCCGAGCCCCTCCGCTGCGCCGGCGCCTTGCTCCGCCACCTCCGCCTTCAGCCCACCGAGGAAGCCACCCTTCTCCTCCAGCTCGACGTTCTCGAGGTCGACCTGCACCTCGCCTTCGTAGGCGCCTTCGCGCAGGGAGGCCTGCAGATCGAGCGAGGCCCTGCCGCCCGTCACCTCCAGGCCGAGCTGCTGGCCCACGAGCTCGAGCGGCAGGTTGGTCCCCTGCAGATCGAGCGCGAAGATGGGACGATCGCTTGCCGGGTCGGTGCGGAAGGTGGCGCGGAGCAGCCCGCCCGGCTCCACGGTGGCGGTGATATGCGCCGTGGTCGGTAGCTTCCCGGCGCCGGGCCGGTTGCCGAGATCGGTGGCGACGAGGTCGGTGGGGGCGAGCACCGCATCCTCGCCGAGCTGCTCCGCCGAGAGCCGCACGGTGGCGCCCTTCGCCTCGACCCGCGCCACGTGGACCGGCGGCGCCTCGGCGAAGCGCTCGCGCCGGGCCTGCATCCAGCGCTCCCGCTGCGCCTGGTCGCCGGTGAGATCGAGCGTCGCCCCGGGCACCTGCACGCTCTCGACGTGGATGGTGCCGAAGGGCAGGGAGCCGAGGGCGACGTCGACTGCCACCTCGGGCGCCTGGAGCAGCGCCTGGCCGCTGCTCGTGTCCTCGATCCGCAGGTCGCGCAGGGTGACGCGGCCCTCGAACCAGCCGATCGAGACGCCGCCGACCTCCGCCGCGTAGCCCTCGCCGCCGAGCGAGGTCTCGACCCGCCGCGCCACTTCCCCCGGCAGCGCGAACCCAGCCACGAGGAGGAGAGCGATCACGACGGTGGCGATGACGAGGAGGATGCGCATGCCCCGAAGATGATCATCCGGGAGCGGCGTGGAGCGTCGAGGAGCCGCGGGCTCAGCGCCCGGCGCCGGGGAAGGCCGGCAGGGGAGCTGCGCCCGGGTCGGGCGTGTGGAGCACCTTCGCCGGGACGTGGGCCCTGGCGAGCCCCACCCAGCCCTGCTCGCTCTGCACCAGCACCGCGTCGTCGGGGACGGCGAAGCGCTCCCCGGCAGGCTGCTCCAGCGCCTCCACGATCTCGATCCACGCGGGCAGCGCGGTGCGGCCGCCGGTCTCCTTCTCGCCGAGCGAGAAGGTGCCGTCGGTGCCCACCCAGACCGCCACCGTGTAGCGCGGCGTGAAGCCGACGAACCACGCGTCGACGTAGCCGTTGGTGGTGCCGGTCTTGCCCGCGCGATCGTAGTCGGCCTTGTACGCCGCCCGGGCGGTGCCGCCCCGCACCACCTCGCGGAGCATGTCGGCGAGCTCGTAGGCCACGCCTGCAGGGAGCGCCCGGGGCAGCGGCCCGCCGGGGAGCTTCGCCGGCGTCTCCCCATCCAGGTGGATCGGTCCGCCGGCCCTGCCCACGATCCTGCCGCGCACGTCGGTGAGCTTGTCGATGTAGACCGGATCGGTGGGCACGCCCATCCGCGCGATGGTGGCGTAGCCCATCGCCTGATCCATCGGCGTCACCTCGCTGGAGCCCAGGGCCATGGTGATGTCCTTGCGCAGCGGCGTGCGCACGCCCATCGCCTCGGCGAGGCGGGCCACCTGCGCCGGCCCCGCGTCGAGGGCGAGGCGCACCGCGACGGTGTTGAGGCTCTGGGCCATCGCCCGGCGCATCGGCAGCGGGCCCTTGTAGTCGTTGGTGTAGTTCTTCGGGCTCCAGGTCCTGCCGCCGCCGGCGGGCATGGAGATCGGCGCGTCGAGCACGGTGTCGATCTGCGTCTTCCCCTCGAGGAGCCCCGCCGCGTAGACGTAGGGCTTGAACGACGAGCCGGGCTGCCGCCGCGCCTGGGTGGCGCGCACGAAGCCCTCGATGCCCACCTCGTAGCCGCCGACGAGGGCGACGATCCTGCCGGTGGCGTTCTCCACCACCACCGCGGCGCCCTCCGCCCAGGGACGCTCCTCGAGCCGCACCTCGTCGCCGTCGGCCTTGCAGACCCGGAGCACGTCGCCGGGCCGCACCTGCTCCTGCAGCGGGCGCGCAGGCTTCTCGGGGAGGATGCTGCGCACCCGCACCGCGCGGTCCGCTGCGGCGAGGCGGTAGCGGAAGGGACCTGCCCAGAGATTCTCGAGCCCCTGCGCCGGACCGACCAGCGCCTGGAAGCAGTCGCCCTTGTCGGGGGCGAGGACCGCGCCGCTCTTCACGTCCCGCACCAGCCCCGCGGCGCGGGCGGTGAAGCCCTCCCACTCCGCCGGCTCGAGGTGTTTGATCGCGCCGCGCCGGCCCTGCCGTTCCTCCAGCGATCGGAGCGCGCGGCGGACCGCGCCATCCGCCACCCGCTGCACCCCGAGATCGAGGGGCGTCTGCACCTGCAGGCCGTGCTCCCAGGCCTCGCGCTCCCCCATGATCCGCCGGATCTCCCGGCGCACCTGGGTGGCGTAGGCGATCGCCTCGCCGTGGTGCCTGCCCGCGTCGCGCGGCACGATCACCGGATCGCCGAGGTAGCGCTCGGCCTCCTCCTGCTGCACGAAGCCTTCCTCCACCATCGTTCGGAGCACCACGGAACGGCGCCACTGCGCAGCGGTGGGGTGGGTGCGCGGCGAGTAGCGCGACGGCGCGGGGACGAGCCCCGCGAGCAGCGCCGCCTGCCCGGGATTGAGCTCGCGGGCGGAGATGCCGAAGTAGTCGCGGGCCGCTGCCTCGAGGCCGTAGTTCCCCGAACCGAGGAAGACGTAGTTGACGTAGAGCTCGAGGATCTCCTCCTTGGTGAGCTCACGCTCGAGGCGGAAGGCGAGCACCGCCTCCTTCAATTTGCGCTCGTAGCTTCGCTCGTGGCCGACGAGCAGGTTCTTCACGAGCTGCTGGGTGAGGGTGGATCCGCCCTGCACCTTCCGTCCCGCCTGGAAGTTGGTGTAGAGGGCCCGCGCGATGCCGAAGAGATCCACGCCGCCGTGCTTGAGGAAGCGACGATCTTCCGCGGCGATGAAGGACTGCCACGCAGCGGGCGGCAGCTCCGAGAGCGGCACCCAGATCCGGCGCTCGAGGTAGAACTGATCGATCTCGGTGCCGTCGGAGGCCTTCACGCTCACCACGGTCGGCGGCCGGTACTCCCGAAAAGACGAGAGGTCGGCAGGCAGCGTGGAGAGGATGTGTTCGTCCAGCCAGTGGTATCCCGCAGCTGCGGCTGCAGCGGCGACGATCCCGAGGAGCAGCAGGATGCGGGCGAAGCGGACGAGGATCCTTCCAATGAAGCGGGCGATCCTCGCGGGCATGGTCGTCATGGGCACCATCTCGTGTTCGGCGCAGCCTACTCCGGCGGCGGCTCCGGCCGCACCGATCGATCGGGCGAGCCCTGCGGCGACGGAGAGAACCATCGCCGAGGTCCGTCTCGTCCCGCAGCGCGAAGGGCCGCAGCTGCGCTGGCGCGAGGAGATGCTTGGTCTCGCAACCGCCTCGCTGGAGAGCGGCCTCTCCGATCTGGAGGACGTGATCCCGGTGGTGGAGGGTGTGCCGCCGAGCCCCGGCCTGGTGGGCGCGCTGCGCAGCGGCCGCTCGGTGTGGAGCGCCGCGGTGCAGGTGGCGCCGGCGCCGGAGGGCGTGCGCTTCTCCGTCTCGCTTTGTGATCCCGCCGGGGCGTGCGCGGACGTCGCCGCTGCGGCGCCGCGGGAGCGCCCCGAGCCTGCGCTCGCCAGCCTGCTCCGCGATGCGGCGGCACGACTCGGACGTGCGCCATCGCCGGAGCTCGCCGCCGCCTGGGAGCAGCCGCTCTCGCGGGATCCCTACGCGATCCTGCTCGCCGGGCGCAGCGCCGCCACCTGGTACGGCGTGCTGCCGGGGGTGGGCGAGGAGCTGGTCGGCGACAAGCGGCGCGACATCATCACCCGCTCGCTCCTCGTCGATCCGCAGCTGGCGCTGAACCAGTGGGTCAACGCCCGCCGCTCGCTGCAGCGCGGCCAGCCCCAGCTTGCCCGCGCCGCCTTCACCCGGGCGAGCCTGGCCCAGCCCTTCCGCGTGCTCTACCGCGCCGACGAGGCGGCGACGATCCGCGCCATGGGGCTCGAGGAGGAGGCGCGCAGGGCCTGGGAGCTGGTGCAGGCGAAGGCCCCCGACCAGCTCCGCTTCGCCGTGGCCCGGGCCCGGTCGATGGTGGAGGTGCGGGAGTTCGATCTCGCCTCGGCGCTCCTCGAGAAACTGCCGCCGCGCTACGACGGCGACGTGGCAGTGATCGGGATCCAGGTGGCGATCTCCGAGGCAGGCGGCGAGGCGCCGCCCTACGACGGGCTGCTCGCCAGGTGGCAGCTCGCCGATCCCGCCGACCCCGAGCCGGTGCGCCGCCGCGTCGCTTTGCGCGTCCGCGAGGAACGCTACGACGAGGCGCTCTCCTTCATCCCCACGCTGGAGGAGCGCGGGGCGAAGGAGGAGGCCTCGCAGCTCGCCATGTCCCTGGGCGTGGCCACCGGCGACTGGGCCCTCGCCTCGCGCAAGGCCGAGGAGCTGGGGATGCCCGAGACCGCCGCGCGGATCCGGGCCAGGGGCAAGCTCGTCGTGGCGCCGGAGGAGGTGCCGGCGGAGCTCCACGTCGCCGACGAGCCGGTGGAGCTGGTGGTGCGGGGCGGGGCGCGGCTGGTGGCAGGCAAGCCTGCTGCGGCGCTGGTCGATGCGGACGCGGCGCTGGCGAAGAGCCCGTGGATGCCCGAGGCCCTCGCGCTGCGCACCGAGGCGCTGCGGCAGCTCGGCCGCGCCGACGACGCGAGCCGATCGGCCCGGCTGCTGCGCGCCGCCGATCCCGGCTGGCCCATCGACGGGCCCCTGCTCGAGGGTGTTCCCCGCCTCGAGCCCCAGGCGCGCACGGAGTAGGTGGCGTCGCGGCAGCATCTGGCCTACTCGACCGCTGCGATCGGCTGAACGATCTGGTCGAGGGTCATAGGGGTGGACTTGGGAGTACGGTAACCACTCGCCGCTCCCCGGAACCTGTCAACGTACACGAGACAGCGATTGGCCTTCTTTACTGAGCAGGCACCTCCGTCAGGTTGGGCTTGTTGATCCACACCGCCGTCGGCACCTGCGGCGGCTTGGGTAGCCCGCGAGGGAATCGCTCAGGGTGGGCGGCGAAGGCAGCGGCGAGGACACCAGCGCGCTGCTCGACACGCTGCGCGGCGAGACCGTGGTGGACCTCGTAGGGTGTCAGCAGGCCGATCCCGGAGTGGCGGTGCACGTGGTTGTACCAGTCGAAGAACTCCCGGCTGTGGGCGCGGGCATCCGGTAGGCAGCCGAAGCGCTCAGGGAAGTCAGGCCGGTACTTCAT is from Vulgatibacter sp. and encodes:
- a CDS encoding DUF748 domain-containing protein, encoding MRILLVIATVVIALLLVAGFALPGEVARRVETSLGGEGYAAEVGGVSIGWFEGRVTLRDLRIEDTSSGQALLQAPEVAVDVALGSLPFGTIHVESVQVPGATLDLTGDQAQRERWMQARRERFAEAPPVHVARVEAKGATVRLSAEQLGEDAVLAPTDLVATDLGNRPGAGKLPTTAHITATVEPGGLLRATFRTDPASDRPIFALDLQGTNLPLELVGQQLGLEVTGGRASLDLQASLREGAYEGEVQVDLENVELEEKGGFLGGLKAEVAEQGAGAAEGLGLLESESSFSGTIEDPDATLGSALRIVLKKALQEAAPA
- a CDS encoding penicillin-binding protein 1A: MTTMPARIARFIGRILVRFARILLLLGIVAAAAAAAGYHWLDEHILSTLPADLSSFREYRPPTVVSVKASDGTEIDQFYLERRIWVPLSELPPAAWQSFIAAEDRRFLKHGGVDLFGIARALYTNFQAGRKVQGGSTLTQQLVKNLLVGHERSYERKLKEAVLAFRLERELTKEEILELYVNYVFLGSGNYGLEAAARDYFGISARELNPGQAALLAGLVPAPSRYSPRTHPTAAQWRRSVVLRTMVEEGFVQQEEAERYLGDPVIVPRDAGRHHGEAIAYATQVRREIRRIMGEREAWEHGLQVQTPLDLGVQRVADGAVRRALRSLEERQGRRGAIKHLEPAEWEGFTARAAGLVRDVKSGAVLAPDKGDCFQALVGPAQGLENLWAGPFRYRLAAADRAVRVRSILPEKPARPLQEQVRPGDVLRVCKADGDEVRLEERPWAEGAAVVVENATGRIVALVGGYEVGIEGFVRATQARRQPGSSFKPYVYAAGLLEGKTQIDTVLDAPISMPAGGGRTWSPKNYTNDYKGPLPMRRAMAQSLNTVAVRLALDAGPAQVARLAEAMGVRTPLRKDITMALGSSEVTPMDQAMGYATIARMGVPTDPVYIDKLTDVRGRIVGRAGGPIHLDGETPAKLPGGPLPRALPAGVAYELADMLREVVRGGTARAAYKADYDRAGKTGTTNGYVDAWFVGFTPRYTVAVWVGTDGTFSLGEKETGGRTALPAWIEIVEALEQPAGERFAVPDDAVLVQSEQGWVGLARAHVPAKVLHTPDPGAAPLPAFPGAGR